Proteins co-encoded in one Paracrocinitomix mangrovi genomic window:
- a CDS encoding FkbM family methyltransferase, with the protein MKNKLKAIFFKLRFNLSASNNFLFMMYYKYFYKPKDGSIELLLSDFSKKIGTSFNVIQIGANDGITHDPIHKFIKRDKWNGVLLEPQRYVYEEFLSKIYKKHSNIHTLNAALGEKDGKAKIYKIGFTNARWATGLTTFDKATLEKAFTNGHVQRKCSKEGTQIPEDKSLHIIEEEVEIISAASIISRYHFEHIHLLMIDTEGFDYEVIKMFNISKNKPDLVIYEKSHLSEEDQVACIQLLKDNGYKVFSQDANTVALQASIEGFETFFN; encoded by the coding sequence ATGAAGAACAAACTGAAAGCAATATTTTTTAAGCTTCGCTTTAACTTAAGTGCATCCAATAATTTTTTGTTTATGATGTACTACAAGTATTTTTATAAGCCGAAAGATGGAAGCATTGAATTGCTATTAAGTGATTTTTCAAAAAAAATAGGAACCTCTTTTAATGTCATCCAGATTGGTGCAAATGATGGGATTACTCATGATCCAATTCATAAGTTTATTAAAAGAGATAAATGGAATGGTGTTTTACTGGAACCTCAACGCTATGTATATGAGGAATTTTTGAGTAAAATTTATAAGAAACATTCCAACATTCATACTTTAAATGCTGCTTTAGGTGAAAAGGATGGCAAAGCTAAAATCTATAAAATTGGTTTCACAAATGCCAGATGGGCAACCGGATTGACTACATTCGACAAAGCAACTCTTGAAAAAGCTTTTACAAATGGTCATGTTCAAAGAAAATGCAGTAAAGAAGGCACTCAAATCCCAGAGGATAAATCTTTGCATATAATTGAGGAAGAAGTTGAAATTATAAGTGCTGCAAGTATTATTAGTAGATACCATTTTGAACATATTCACTTATTAATGATAGATACAGAAGGATTTGACTACGAGGTAATCAAAATGTTTAATATCTCTAAAAACAAACCTGATTTGGTAATTTATGAAAAGAGTCACTTAAGTGAAGAAGATCAAGTGGCTTGTATTCAACTTTTAAAAGATAACGGCTATAAAGTGTTTTCACAAGATGCAAATACGGTGGCATTGCAAGCATCAATTGAAGGATTTGAGACTTTTTTTAACTAA
- a CDS encoding OmpA family protein, which yields MKQLTIFVVIIMTHFISNGQSTYCDTIFFDLDKYEVNEISKNEFISRIQNQLNGKEVVKIQLTGHTDHHAGNSYNKTLAKNRLGTVIELLSTVGVEDKIKTVVNDGEEKPAFSNSNSFGQAKNRRVDMIIYFKDPVIEKEIIEEEKEEDLIIYGKEGTQLIIPPNSFKEFENSEVNFRIQESYSLSSMISMNLATITDGGSCLRSGGMLFANAFVQGQSVDLDKEITVRIPANDLDTSFKLYDIKVINGDTTWVESDTPLTFNENEGYYEFKTRSMPSVNLDAPVLSPAAEMIANTKNMLKSLFADEGLVVKTKGFDYSKGYLVTKDPNIVRRGDLIKSNKSKYYPCGSTTSDLVIAIVEKKGHYYYFADKLSDVKFKSFWNRYIIKKRDFIEIQLADLEQMVENTLAEEY from the coding sequence ATGAAGCAGCTAACAATATTCGTGGTTATTATAATGACACATTTTATCTCAAATGGGCAAAGCACTTATTGTGACACTATATTTTTTGATCTTGACAAGTATGAAGTGAATGAAATTTCTAAAAATGAATTTATAAGTAGGATTCAAAATCAGCTAAATGGAAAAGAGGTAGTTAAAATTCAACTCACCGGACATACAGATCATCATGCTGGAAATAGTTACAATAAAACACTTGCAAAAAACAGATTGGGAACGGTAATAGAATTGTTGTCAACAGTTGGTGTAGAAGATAAAATAAAAACTGTGGTAAATGACGGTGAAGAAAAGCCCGCATTTTCAAATTCAAACAGTTTTGGACAGGCAAAAAATAGGAGAGTTGATATGATCATTTATTTTAAGGATCCTGTTATTGAAAAGGAAATTATTGAAGAAGAAAAGGAGGAAGATCTAATAATATATGGCAAAGAAGGAACTCAATTGATAATTCCTCCAAATTCTTTTAAAGAATTTGAAAACAGTGAGGTGAATTTTAGGATTCAGGAATCATATTCACTTTCATCAATGATCAGTATGAATTTGGCTACTATAACTGATGGAGGTTCTTGCTTGCGATCAGGAGGAATGCTATTTGCCAATGCATTTGTTCAAGGTCAATCTGTTGATTTGGATAAAGAAATTACAGTTAGAATTCCTGCAAATGATTTAGATACAAGTTTTAAGTTGTATGATATAAAAGTGATTAATGGAGATACTACATGGGTTGAATCTGATACACCATTAACATTTAATGAGAATGAGGGTTATTATGAATTTAAAACCAGGAGTATGCCAAGCGTTAATTTAGACGCTCCTGTTTTATCACCTGCAGCAGAAATGATAGCTAATACAAAAAACATGTTAAAAAGCTTATTTGCTGATGAGGGCTTGGTTGTAAAAACAAAAGGATTTGACTACAGTAAGGGATATCTTGTTACAAAAGATCCCAACATTGTACGACGTGGTGATTTAATTAAATCTAATAAAAGCAAATATTATCCATGTGGATCAACAACTAGCGATCTTGTTATTGCAATTGTTGAAAAGAAAGGTCACTATTATTATTTTGCTGATAAGCTAAGTGATGTAAAGTTTAAATCATTTTGGAATCGATACATTATTAAGAAGAGGGATTTTATTGAAATCCAATTGGCGGATTTAGAACAAATGGTAGAAAATACATTAGCAGAAGAATACTAA